One Sphingobium sp. Z007 genomic region harbors:
- a CDS encoding ABC transporter substrate-binding protein — translation MMDAMSPFSRRDLIGAGLGLGAGLILPDGALAAAKPRQGGRIRVASLSSSTADTLDPAKGALSTDYIRHYMFYSGLTVLDRGLVARPALAERMESADQIAWHVRLRKGVTFHDGADLTAADVVWSLLRHKDAAVGSKMAQIAEQFAQVKATGRHDLTIRLTGPNADLPTILAQSHFLILRAGTRDFRTANGTGPYLCAQFRPGVRTLARRNPNYWKPGKPYLDEIELIGIPDEVSRVNALLSGDVHLVIAVNPRSTKRIMASRGHALLETQSGLYTNLIMQQRQLPTGNPHFVAAMQYLLDRPLIKRALYRGYATIANDQPIPPFHPYYRADLPQRSLDLDKAKWHLQRAGLTGVRLPVYASPAADGSVDMASILQEYGSRVGLKLAVNRVPGDGYWSTHWMKHPLGFGNTNPRPTADLLFSLFYKSDAAWNESGWKNPRFDRLLLEARGEADQPRRKQLYGEMQGLVRDHCGVGIPVFISLIDGYDRRLKGLYPVSLGGLMGYQFAEHVWWEG, via the coding sequence TTGATGGACGCGATGTCGCCCTTTTCCAGAAGGGATTTGATCGGCGCTGGGCTTGGCCTTGGCGCCGGGCTGATACTGCCAGATGGCGCGCTGGCCGCAGCGAAGCCCCGGCAGGGCGGACGCATCCGCGTCGCCAGCCTGTCCAGTTCTACCGCGGATACGCTCGATCCGGCCAAGGGTGCGCTGTCGACCGATTATATTCGCCATTATATGTTCTATAGCGGGCTGACGGTGCTGGACCGTGGGCTTGTTGCGCGGCCGGCGCTGGCCGAGCGGATGGAGAGCGCGGACCAGATCGCCTGGCATGTGCGGTTGCGCAAGGGCGTGACGTTCCATGACGGCGCGGACCTGACCGCCGCCGATGTCGTGTGGTCGCTCCTGCGGCACAAGGATGCGGCGGTGGGGTCCAAGATGGCGCAGATCGCCGAGCAGTTCGCGCAGGTCAAGGCGACCGGGCGGCATGACCTCACCATCCGCCTGACCGGACCCAATGCGGATTTGCCGACCATATTGGCGCAGTCCCATTTCCTGATCCTGCGGGCGGGCACGCGCGATTTCCGCACGGCCAACGGCACCGGCCCCTATCTGTGCGCGCAGTTCCGGCCGGGCGTGCGGACGCTGGCGCGGCGCAACCCGAATTACTGGAAGCCGGGCAAACCCTATCTGGACGAGATCGAACTGATCGGGATTCCCGATGAGGTCAGCCGGGTCAATGCGCTGTTGTCGGGCGACGTCCATCTGGTGATCGCGGTCAATCCGCGATCGACCAAGCGGATCATGGCGTCGCGCGGCCATGCGCTGCTGGAAACCCAGTCGGGCCTCTACACCAACCTCATCATGCAGCAGCGGCAGTTGCCGACCGGTAACCCGCACTTCGTCGCGGCGATGCAATATCTGCTGGACCGGCCGCTGATCAAGCGGGCGTTGTATCGTGGATATGCGACGATCGCCAACGACCAGCCGATCCCGCCCTTCCACCCCTATTATCGCGCCGACCTGCCGCAGCGCAGCCTCGATCTGGACAAGGCGAAATGGCATTTGCAGCGCGCCGGGCTGACGGGCGTCCGCCTGCCGGTCTATGCGTCGCCCGCCGCCGACGGATCGGTCGACATGGCGTCGATCTTGCAGGAATATGGGTCGCGCGTGGGGTTGAAGCTGGCGGTCAACCGCGTGCCGGGCGATGGATACTGGTCGACCCATTGGATGAAGCATCCGCTGGGTTTCGGCAACACCAACCCGCGCCCGACCGCCGACCTGCTGTTCAGCCTGTTCTACAAGTCCGACGCGGCGTGGAACGAGAGCGGGTGGAAGAATCCACGCTTCGACCGGCTGCTGCTGGAAGCGCGGGGCGAGGCCGACCAGCCGCGGCGCAAGCAGCTTTATGGCGAGATGCAGGGGCTGGTGCGGGACCATTGTGGGGTCGGCATCCCGGTGTTCATCAGCCTGATCGATGGCTATGACCGGCGGTTGAAGGGGCTGTATCCTGTCTCGCTGGGTGGCCTGATGGGCTATCAGTTCGCTGAACATGTGTGGTGGGAAGGCTGA
- a CDS encoding (2Fe-2S)-binding protein translates to MSRFVRLGETDRPPVTLHVDGAPVAAMEGDTVMVALLSAGGTLRQSEFGPEKRAGFCLMGACQDCWVWTESGDRLRACSTLAASGQRIITSQPGASWPNHV, encoded by the coding sequence ATGAGCCGGTTCGTTCGACTGGGCGAAACTGATCGCCCGCCCGTGACCCTGCATGTCGATGGCGCGCCCGTCGCAGCGATGGAGGGCGACACGGTGATGGTCGCGCTGCTCAGCGCGGGCGGCACGCTGCGCCAGAGCGAGTTCGGGCCGGAGAAGCGGGCCGGATTCTGTTTGATGGGGGCATGCCAGGATTGCTGGGTGTGGACCGAGAGTGGCGACCGCCTGCGCGCCTGTTCCACCCTGGCCGCGTCGGGCCAGCGTATCATCACCAGCCAGCCGGGGGCGTCATGGCCGAACCACGTATAA
- a CDS encoding ABC transporter permease, with translation MAGASSQSGVKAALSLTAKRFASSLLTLLLVSVTIFVIAQLLPGDAAQEALGQSATAEQIAALRHEMGLDRPAYARYGSWLTGMVSGDPGQSMVANMPVAEVISSRLPNSLLLAALTALVAVPVALAIGIGSAMNRGGRIDRALNIATLSMVAVPEFLVATIAVLIFSVKLRWLPSIALVSDDMTWGEYLPGVAMPILTLSVVVIAQMARMTRAAVIDQMDRPYVEMAVLKGVAPVQVVLKHIMPNAIAPIVNAMALSLSYLLGGAVIVETIFNYPGLASLMVNAVTSRDMPLLQACAMIFCAAYLLLMLIADVTAILANPRLRAQ, from the coding sequence ATGGCGGGCGCGTCTTCCCAAAGCGGCGTGAAGGCCGCGCTGAGCCTGACGGCCAAGCGGTTCGCATCGTCGCTGCTGACGCTGTTGCTGGTGTCGGTGACGATCTTCGTCATTGCGCAGCTGCTGCCTGGCGACGCGGCGCAGGAAGCGCTGGGGCAGAGCGCGACGGCGGAACAGATTGCGGCGTTGCGGCATGAAATGGGGTTGGATCGGCCCGCTTATGCGCGATACGGCAGTTGGCTGACAGGCATGGTCAGCGGCGATCCGGGGCAGTCGATGGTCGCCAACATGCCGGTGGCAGAGGTGATTTCCAGCCGGTTGCCCAATAGCCTGCTGCTGGCCGCACTGACCGCGTTGGTAGCGGTGCCGGTGGCGCTGGCGATCGGCATTGGATCGGCGATGAACCGGGGCGGACGGATCGACCGGGCGCTCAATATCGCCACCCTCTCCATGGTGGCGGTGCCGGAGTTTCTGGTCGCGACGATCGCTGTGCTGATCTTCTCGGTGAAGCTGCGCTGGTTGCCTTCCATCGCTCTGGTATCGGACGACATGACATGGGGCGAGTATCTGCCCGGCGTCGCGATGCCGATCCTGACGTTGAGCGTGGTCGTGATCGCGCAGATGGCGCGGATGACGCGGGCGGCGGTGATCGACCAGATGGACCGGCCCTATGTCGAGATGGCGGTGCTGAAAGGCGTCGCGCCGGTGCAGGTGGTGCTGAAACACATCATGCCCAATGCGATCGCGCCGATCGTGAACGCGATGGCGCTCAGCCTGTCCTACCTGCTTGGCGGGGCGGTGATTGTGGAGACGATTTTCAACTATCCCGGCCTCGCGAGCCTGATGGTCAATGCCGTCACCAGCCGCGACATGCCCCTGTTGCAGGCGTGCGCGATGATATTTTGCGCCGCCTATCTCCTTTTGATGCTGATTGCGGATGTCACCGCGATATTGGCCAATCCGAGGTTGCGCGCGCAATGA
- a CDS encoding TonB-dependent siderophore receptor, giving the protein MRTSSARRLAFIASTAAIALSAAAQAQEPAAASADGDIVVTGLKRQYFGDTPVKEIPQAVQFLEGKLLNDLNITRLDTALELASGVSKQNNFGGLWDSFAIRGFAGDENFPSGFLVNGFNGGRGYGGPRDASNVERIEVLKGPNGALFGRGEPGGTVNIVTKKPTFNENGHFAISGGSFETYRVEADYNLPLSDSIAIRINGSSEQAESFRDTVETQKYTLTPSVLLKLSDKDIFTYELEYVKQEVPFDRGVVAIPTVTASGTTYKLGAIPNSRFLGNPNDGPIKIGVLGHQAQYQHDFSDDWTLMLGAGYKDTTFEGYSSDPELAVGRQLIDNDGRTLSRQRRYRDYSTTHMVFRGEISGKLNTGSIVHNIRIGGDWDRFKIKTFQLRYRPTAADQSYSIDIFNPNYNIPAPTPTSVIQNSTEIQKAWGIYAQDQIEITEQIKLRFGGRYDDFSQDIDNRLGATNPASYTKFSPMAGLVFEPTQSLSFYASYGKGFRPNSGVDVNNNPFAPEISKSYEVGAKFVTPDGRITSTLSLYKMKKSNVLTADLLTGLSVAVGEAKSQGVEFDINAKLPAGFEIFATYAYTDAGWADDYASAGVLKNDPLLNIPKHQANFLLFKNFAIGDHEAMLGAGVTHLSKRLGQTAANFYLPSYTIAKILGSFNITEQIKLSADVNNLFDKKYYASSYSALWVQPGTPRSFTVRASFDF; this is encoded by the coding sequence ATGCGCACATCATCGGCCCGTCGCCTGGCCTTTATCGCCAGCACCGCCGCCATCGCCCTGTCTGCCGCCGCACAGGCGCAGGAACCCGCCGCCGCCAGCGCGGACGGCGACATTGTCGTTACTGGCTTGAAGCGCCAATATTTCGGCGACACGCCGGTCAAGGAAATCCCGCAGGCGGTCCAGTTCCTGGAAGGCAAGCTGCTGAACGACCTCAACATCACCCGGCTCGACACCGCGCTGGAACTGGCCAGCGGCGTGTCCAAGCAGAATAATTTCGGCGGCCTGTGGGACAGTTTCGCCATTCGCGGCTTTGCAGGCGACGAGAATTTCCCCAGCGGCTTCCTGGTCAACGGCTTTAACGGCGGCCGCGGTTATGGCGGGCCGCGCGACGCGTCCAACGTCGAGCGGATCGAAGTGCTCAAGGGGCCGAACGGCGCGCTGTTTGGTCGCGGCGAGCCGGGCGGCACGGTCAACATCGTGACCAAAAAGCCAACCTTCAACGAAAACGGCCACTTCGCCATTTCGGGCGGCAGCTTCGAAACCTATCGCGTCGAGGCCGACTATAATCTGCCGCTTAGCGACAGCATCGCCATCCGCATCAACGGGTCGTCCGAACAGGCCGAGAGCTTCCGCGACACGGTGGAGACGCAGAAATATACGCTGACGCCGTCGGTTTTGCTGAAGCTGTCGGACAAGGACATTTTCACCTACGAACTGGAATATGTGAAGCAGGAAGTGCCGTTCGATCGCGGCGTGGTCGCCATTCCGACGGTCACGGCGAGCGGCACCACCTACAAGCTGGGCGCTATCCCCAATTCGCGCTTCCTGGGCAACCCCAATGATGGCCCGATCAAGATCGGCGTGCTGGGCCATCAGGCGCAATATCAGCATGATTTCAGCGACGATTGGACGCTGATGCTGGGCGCAGGTTACAAGGACACGACGTTCGAGGGCTATTCGAGCGATCCCGAACTGGCGGTGGGCCGTCAGCTGATCGACAATGACGGTCGCACCCTGTCGCGCCAGCGCCGCTATCGCGATTACAGCACCACCCATATGGTGTTCCGCGGTGAAATCAGCGGCAAGTTGAACACCGGGTCCATCGTCCACAATATCCGCATCGGCGGCGATTGGGATCGCTTCAAGATCAAGACGTTCCAGCTTCGCTATCGCCCGACGGCGGCCGACCAGTCCTATTCGATCGACATCTTCAATCCCAACTATAATATTCCCGCGCCCACGCCGACGAGCGTCATCCAGAATTCCACAGAAATCCAGAAGGCCTGGGGTATCTACGCCCAGGACCAGATCGAGATCACCGAGCAGATCAAACTGCGGTTCGGCGGCCGCTATGACGACTTCAGCCAGGATATCGACAACCGGCTGGGCGCCACCAACCCGGCATCCTACACCAAGTTCAGCCCGATGGCGGGGCTGGTGTTCGAACCGACGCAAAGCCTGTCCTTCTACGCCAGCTATGGCAAGGGGTTCCGGCCGAACAGCGGCGTCGATGTGAACAACAATCCCTTCGCCCCGGAAATCAGCAAAAGCTACGAAGTCGGCGCGAAGTTTGTGACGCCCGATGGCCGGATCACCAGCACGCTGTCGCTCTACAAGATGAAGAAGAGCAATGTCCTGACCGCCGATCTGCTGACCGGCCTGTCGGTGGCGGTGGGCGAAGCCAAGAGCCAGGGCGTGGAGTTCGACATTAACGCCAAACTGCCCGCCGGGTTCGAAATTTTCGCGACCTATGCCTATACCGATGCGGGCTGGGCGGACGACTATGCGTCCGCCGGTGTGCTGAAGAACGATCCGTTGCTCAACATTCCCAAGCATCAGGCCAATTTCCTGTTGTTCAAGAATTTTGCGATCGGCGATCATGAAGCGATGCTGGGCGCGGGCGTGACTCATCTCAGCAAGCGGCTGGGCCAGACGGCGGCGAATTTCTATCTGCCCAGCTACACCATCGCCAAGATACTGGGGTCGTTCAACATCACAGAACAGATCAAGCTGTCGGCGGACGTCAACAACCTGTTCGACAAGAAATATTATGCCAGCTCCTATTCGGCGCTGTGGGTCCAGCCGGGCACGCCGCGGTCGTTCACGGTGCGTGCGAGCTTCGACTTCTGA
- a CDS encoding ABC transporter ATP-binding protein, with protein sequence MSDRPHVEVKGLTVTARNAGGGSFPIVSGVDFALQRGEVLALIGESGSGKTTIALTLLGHARPGATIAGGSIRVGDAEITKLDRSALAQLRGNRIAYIAQSAASAFNPSRTIMDQVIEPAMVHGLMSRAAAEAKAVDLFRALALPFPDRIGARYPHQLSGGQLQRLMAAMALITDPELVILDEPTTALDVTTQIEVLRAFKAVVLERGATAIYVSHDLAVVAQMADQIVVLSQGRIREAGAAAQILHAPADDYTRTLMAAARPAIRLTSAKVELPAAAPLLEIRNVAAGYGKIGKDGLPRVPVLRDINLTIERGGTLGVIGESGSGKSTIARVIAGLLPPSSGQVLLDGAPLPPGLDGRSREQFRRIQLVFQNADTALNPAHSVGQILARPLAFYAGLKGNAAHLRVLELLDLIRLPASLIDRNIGGLSGGQKQRVNLARALAADPQIILCDEVTSALDTVVGAAILELMAELRRELGIATMFISHDISTVRAICDDILVLYSGTMVETGPRAAFATAPFHPYTDLLIGSVPEMRAGWLEESHAGAAPPPIGAVGDHPDLCHFLPRCAARVDGLCNITPPPRHGLDKGSRILCHHGDESLIPS encoded by the coding sequence ATGAGCGATAGACCCCATGTCGAGGTCAAAGGCCTGACCGTCACGGCGCGCAATGCGGGGGGGGGGAGCTTTCCAATCGTCAGCGGCGTCGATTTCGCGTTGCAGCGCGGCGAGGTGCTGGCGCTGATCGGGGAAAGCGGGTCGGGCAAGACGACGATCGCGCTGACATTGCTGGGTCATGCGCGGCCCGGCGCGACCATCGCGGGAGGTAGCATCCGCGTGGGTGACGCGGAGATTACAAAGCTGGACCGCAGCGCGCTGGCGCAGTTACGTGGGAACCGCATCGCCTATATCGCGCAAAGCGCCGCGTCGGCGTTCAACCCGTCGCGCACGATCATGGATCAGGTTATCGAACCGGCGATGGTCCATGGCCTGATGTCGCGCGCTGCGGCCGAGGCGAAAGCGGTCGATCTGTTCCGCGCGCTGGCCCTCCCCTTCCCCGACAGGATCGGCGCGCGATACCCGCATCAGCTGTCGGGCGGGCAGTTGCAAAGGCTGATGGCGGCGATGGCGCTGATCACCGACCCCGAACTGGTGATATTGGACGAGCCGACCACGGCACTGGACGTGACGACGCAGATCGAGGTGCTGCGCGCGTTCAAGGCGGTGGTGCTGGAGCGCGGGGCGACCGCCATCTATGTGTCGCACGACCTGGCCGTCGTCGCGCAGATGGCCGACCAGATCGTCGTGCTGAGCCAGGGACGCATCCGTGAGGCCGGGGCCGCGGCGCAAATCCTGCACGCGCCGGCCGATGATTATACAAGGACGCTGATGGCCGCGGCGCGGCCGGCGATCCGGCTGACATCTGCCAAGGTGGAACTTCCTGCCGCTGCCCCGCTGCTGGAAATCCGCAACGTGGCGGCGGGCTATGGCAAGATCGGCAAGGATGGCTTGCCGCGCGTGCCGGTGCTGCGCGACATCAACCTGACGATCGAGCGTGGCGGGACTTTGGGCGTGATCGGGGAAAGCGGGTCGGGCAAATCGACCATTGCGCGGGTTATCGCCGGGCTGCTGCCGCCATCCAGTGGGCAGGTGCTGCTGGACGGCGCGCCGTTGCCGCCGGGGCTGGACGGGCGCAGTCGCGAGCAGTTTCGCCGTATTCAACTGGTGTTCCAGAATGCCGATACGGCGCTTAATCCCGCGCACAGCGTGGGGCAGATATTGGCGCGGCCGCTGGCCTTCTATGCCGGGTTGAAGGGCAATGCCGCGCATCTGCGGGTGCTGGAACTGCTGGACCTCATTCGCCTGCCCGCCAGTTTGATCGACCGCAATATCGGCGGCCTGTCGGGTGGGCAAAAGCAGCGTGTCAACCTGGCCCGCGCGCTGGCCGCCGACCCGCAGATCATCCTGTGCGACGAGGTGACGTCTGCGCTCGATACGGTCGTGGGCGCGGCTATCCTGGAGCTGATGGCGGAGCTGCGGCGGGAACTGGGCATCGCGACGATGTTCATCAGCCACGATATTTCGACTGTGCGGGCGATTTGCGACGATATCCTGGTCCTCTATTCGGGGACCATGGTCGAGACGGGACCGCGCGCGGCGTTCGCCACTGCCCCCTTCCATCCCTATACCGACCTGCTGATCGGATCGGTGCCAGAAATGCGCGCGGGGTGGCTGGAGGAAAGCCACGCCGGCGCTGCGCCGCCGCCGATCGGCGCGGTCGGCGATCATCCCGACCTGTGCCATTTCCTGCCGCGCTGCGCTGCGCGGGTGGACGGCCTGTGCAACATCACCCCGCCGCCCCGCCACGGGCTGGATAAGGGAAGCCGCATATTGTGCCATCATGGAGATGAAAGTTTGATCCCGTCATGA
- a CDS encoding haloacid dehalogenase type II, translating to MPNFRPKYISFDCYGTLTRFRMTEMATAFMADRIAAEKLPAFCKDWGAYRFDQVMGDWEPYQEIIRNSLRRTCEKWGVAYNEADADAVYAAVPTWGPHDDVAGGLSQIGDKIPLVILSNAMNDQIHHNVAMLGAPFHAVYTAQMAQAYKPRMQAFEYMFDQLGANPEEMMHVSSSFRYDQNTATDLHFGCRVFVGRGHEPSNPFYRDVEIPHIGCLPAVVGL from the coding sequence ATGCCCAATTTCCGGCCCAAATATATCAGCTTCGACTGCTATGGCACGCTGACCCGTTTCCGCATGACCGAAATGGCGACCGCCTTCATGGCCGACCGGATCGCTGCGGAGAAGCTGCCCGCTTTCTGCAAGGATTGGGGGGCATACCGCTTCGACCAGGTGATGGGCGACTGGGAACCCTATCAGGAGATCATCCGCAATTCGCTGCGCCGGACGTGCGAGAAATGGGGCGTCGCTTATAACGAAGCCGATGCCGATGCCGTTTACGCCGCTGTGCCCACCTGGGGTCCGCATGACGATGTGGCCGGGGGCCTCAGCCAGATCGGCGACAAGATTCCGCTGGTCATCCTCTCCAACGCGATGAACGATCAGATCCATCACAATGTCGCGATGCTGGGCGCGCCGTTCCACGCGGTCTATACCGCGCAGATGGCGCAGGCGTACAAGCCGCGAATGCAAGCGTTCGAATATATGTTCGACCAGCTAGGCGCGAACCCGGAAGAGATGATGCATGTCTCCTCCAGCTTCCGCTACGACCAGAACACGGCGACCGACCTGCATTTCGGATGCCGCGTGTTCGTGGGGCGCGGGCATGAGCCGTCCAACCCCTTCTACCGCGATGTCGAAATTCCCCATATCGGTTGCCTGCCGGCGGTCGTGGGTCTCTGA
- a CDS encoding glyoxylate/hydroxypyruvate reductase A, whose product MALLYTSDPERGRIWRAIFADEAPDIGFVDPSESYDPASIRYLAAWAPSAALIDSLPNLDLLFSIGAGIDQFNMDALPPHVRVVRMIEPGIVAGMVEYATMAVLALHRNLIDYGIARKHARWTPIKLVSAGERRIGVMGLGNLGQAVLGALRPFGFPLSGWSRSARAIDGVDCHAGEAALPGFLAGCDILICLLPLTVETRGILCRDTLSQLPRGAALINVGRGGHLVEQDLLSLLDDGHLSGAVLDVTEPEPLPTGHPFWTHPRILLTPHVASMTRPDGAARALIANIRRFADGQPMHGEVARDRGY is encoded by the coding sequence ATGGCTTTGCTTTACACATCTGATCCCGAACGCGGTCGCATCTGGCGCGCGATTTTCGCGGATGAGGCGCCCGATATCGGCTTTGTCGATCCGTCCGAATCCTATGATCCGGCCTCTATCCGCTATCTGGCCGCGTGGGCGCCATCGGCCGCGTTAATCGATAGCCTGCCGAATCTCGACCTGCTTTTTTCGATCGGCGCGGGGATAGACCAGTTCAACATGGACGCGCTGCCGCCCCATGTCCGTGTCGTGCGCATGATAGAGCCGGGGATCGTCGCGGGCATGGTCGAATATGCCACCATGGCGGTGCTGGCGCTGCACAGGAACCTGATCGACTATGGCATCGCGCGGAAGCATGCGCGCTGGACGCCGATCAAGCTGGTGTCCGCGGGCGAGCGGCGGATCGGCGTAATGGGACTGGGCAATCTGGGCCAGGCGGTGTTGGGCGCATTGCGGCCGTTCGGCTTTCCGCTGTCGGGATGGAGCCGGTCGGCCCGTGCGATCGACGGGGTCGATTGCCATGCGGGCGAGGCGGCGTTGCCGGGCTTTCTGGCGGGTTGCGACATATTGATCTGCCTGCTGCCGCTGACCGTCGAGACGCGCGGCATTTTGTGCCGGGATACGTTGTCGCAACTGCCGCGCGGGGCTGCGCTGATCAATGTCGGTCGCGGCGGACATCTGGTGGAGCAGGATCTGCTGTCCCTGCTGGATGACGGGCATCTTTCCGGCGCGGTGCTGGATGTGACCGAGCCGGAGCCGCTGCCGACCGGCCACCCCTTCTGGACGCATCCGCGCATCCTGCTGACGCCGCATGTCGCCAGCATGACCCGCCCGGATGGCGCGGCGCGCGCGCTGATCGCCAATATCCGGCGCTTTGCCGACGGCCAGCCGATGCACGGCGAGGTCGCGCGCGACCGGGGCTATTGA
- a CDS encoding ABC transporter permease: protein MIASAFRRAKALPLSGKVGLVLVVFWLAVALFGPMLAPYPVGAFVAYDVFDGQSATHWLGSDYLGRDVLSRLLSGARYTVGLAAAAAMLASATGTALALTAAVGGAKVDEPLSRFMDMLISIPSKIFSLVLVAAFGSLLPLLLLIAAITYVPGNYRIARALAVNLAQMDYVQVARARGEGRFHIAITEILPNMIHPLLADFGLRFVFIVLLLSGLSFLGLGVQPPDADLGSLVRENISGLGEGALAILAPAVAIATLTVGVNLLIDALPGRGKGR from the coding sequence ATGATCGCTTCCGCTTTCCGTCGGGCCAAAGCCCTGCCGTTATCGGGCAAGGTCGGGTTGGTGCTGGTCGTCTTCTGGTTGGCTGTCGCGCTGTTCGGGCCGATGCTGGCGCCCTATCCGGTGGGCGCGTTCGTCGCCTATGATGTGTTTGACGGGCAGTCGGCCACGCACTGGCTGGGCAGCGACTATCTGGGCCGCGATGTGCTGAGCCGGTTGCTGTCTGGCGCGCGCTATACCGTGGGGCTGGCGGCGGCGGCGGCCATGCTGGCGAGCGCGACGGGCACGGCGCTGGCGCTGACCGCCGCCGTGGGTGGCGCGAAGGTCGATGAGCCGCTGTCGCGCTTCATGGACATGTTGATTTCGATTCCGTCCAAGATTTTCTCGCTGGTGCTGGTCGCGGCGTTCGGCTCCTTGCTGCCGCTGCTGCTGCTGATCGCAGCGATCACCTATGTGCCGGGCAATTATCGGATTGCCCGCGCGCTGGCGGTGAACCTGGCGCAGATGGATTATGTGCAGGTGGCCAGGGCGCGCGGCGAAGGACGGTTCCATATCGCCATCACGGAAATATTGCCCAACATGATCCACCCGCTGCTGGCTGATTTCGGCCTGCGCTTCGTGTTCATCGTGCTGCTGCTGTCGGGGCTGTCCTTCCTGGGGCTGGGCGTGCAGCCGCCCGACGCCGACCTGGGGTCGCTGGTGCGCGAGAATATTTCCGGGCTGGGCGAAGGGGCGCTGGCGATACTGGCGCCGGCGGTGGCGATCGCGACTTTGACGGTAGGCGTGAACCTGCTGATCGACGCGCTACCGGGACGGGGGAAAGGGCGATGA
- a CDS encoding FAD-binding oxidoreductase, translating to MTASPLSYWLASAPAFTGGAEGGVDGLADVAIIGGGFTGLSAALALAKRGARVVLLEKGRVVGEASGRNGGQCNNGTAQDYGALSARFGKDIAKAYYRAHCDAVDTVERLAREEGIDCNFNRCGRMKLAAKPAHYDKLVRAHDLLAAEVDTNVRLVPPTSIRDEVGSDAFHGALVQTTSAQVHPALFGVGLAEAAARAGARIYEGADVTDFQRVAEGWRVTSSRGTVTAKQLLVATGGAPAVGPFGFFRRRIVSVGSFIIATERLDDALIDRLLPGRRNYVTSKNIGNYFRLAPDNRLIFGGRARFAISDPRSDAKSGLILEQAMGDMFPALKGVGIDHVWGGMVDLTADRLPRAGETDGLYYSMGYSGHGVQMATHMGQQMARVMSGAPDANPWAGLDWPSVPGHFGKPWFLPLVGLWYKWQDVIH from the coding sequence ATGACCGCTTCCCCCCTCTCCTACTGGCTCGCCAGCGCGCCCGCCTTCACCGGCGGGGCGGAGGGCGGGGTCGATGGTTTGGCGGACGTCGCCATCATCGGCGGCGGCTTTACCGGGCTGTCGGCGGCGCTGGCGCTGGCGAAGCGCGGCGCGCGTGTCGTATTGCTGGAGAAAGGTCGCGTCGTCGGCGAGGCTTCGGGGCGCAACGGGGGCCAGTGCAATAATGGCACGGCCCAGGATTATGGCGCTTTGTCCGCCCGGTTTGGCAAGGATATCGCCAAGGCCTATTATCGCGCCCATTGCGATGCCGTCGATACCGTCGAGCGGCTAGCGCGCGAGGAGGGCATCGATTGCAACTTCAATCGGTGCGGCCGGATGAAGCTGGCGGCCAAGCCGGCCCATTATGACAAGCTGGTGCGGGCGCATGATTTGCTGGCCGCCGAGGTCGATACCAATGTCCGGCTGGTGCCGCCTACAAGCATTCGCGACGAAGTGGGATCGGACGCCTTCCACGGCGCGCTGGTCCAGACGACCAGTGCGCAGGTGCATCCCGCCCTGTTCGGCGTGGGACTGGCCGAGGCGGCGGCGCGGGCCGGGGCGCGGATATATGAGGGGGCCGACGTCACCGATTTCCAGCGCGTGGCCGAAGGTTGGCGTGTGACGTCTTCGCGCGGGACGGTGACGGCGAAGCAACTGCTGGTCGCTACCGGCGGCGCACCGGCTGTCGGCCCCTTCGGTTTCTTCCGTCGGCGGATCGTGTCGGTCGGCAGCTTCATCATCGCGACCGAGCGGCTGGACGATGCGCTGATCGACCGGCTGCTGCCGGGGCGGCGCAATTATGTGACCAGCAAGAATATCGGCAATTATTTCCGGCTGGCCCCCGACAACCGCCTGATCTTCGGCGGGCGGGCGCGCTTTGCGATCAGCGATCCGCGATCGGACGCGAAGAGCGGGCTGATATTGGAACAGGCGATGGGCGATATGTTCCCGGCGTTGAAGGGCGTGGGCATCGACCATGTGTGGGGCGGGATGGTGGACCTGACCGCCGATCGCCTGCCGCGCGCGGGGGAGACGGACGGGCTCTATTATTCGATGGGCTATAGCGGCCATGGCGTGCAGATGGCGACCCATATGGGGCAGCAGATGGCGCGGGTGATGAGCGGCGCGCCGGATGCCAATCCTTGGGCCGGGCTGGATTGGCCCAGCGTGCCGGGCCATTTCGGCAAGCCCTGGTTCCTGCCGTTGGTGGGGCTGTGGTATAAATGGCAGGACGTCATCCATTGA